The sequence TTCATGATTGCTTCCATAGCAGAAGCTAGAATCAGAATCAAAGCGAGCCAGGTTTTCTGCCATCCAGACCTTATTACCAGTCTTTACGGTCTTGTAAGTTTTTTCCTGGCAAGTAAGAGTATTTGCAGACTCATTATAGTTGCAGGCATTGGCCTTGTCACAGGCGGTGAAGGTAAAGGCGGCAAAGGCTACAACGGCCATGGCAGCAACAAACCTGAGCTTCATAAATCAATCTCCTTAAGAGTTTTTTGACGATTAGAATTTTAAGAGCTCTTTTTACGGCGCCAAATCTAGAATCAACATTCCAGTTTGACTAATAATTTCTTCATATCACATTGATAACTTTTTTTGATGATTACATAAAACTTTCATCAAATTTTATGATATTTCAATAATTAAATATTATCAATTAAAAACCTAGGAAATAGAAGACATAAGTTTTATATTTATTATTGATGGAACTGACTCAGCTTAAATACTTTCTAGAAGTGGCACGCACTGAGCACGTCACTCAAAGCGCAAAAAACCTTTGCATCGTCCAGCCAGCTCTCACCCAAGCCATACACAAATTGGAAGATGAGCTCGGTGTAGCGCTCTTCAAGACATCCGGCAGAAACATCAAACTTACAGAAAGCGGAAAATTCTTTTACGAAAAGATGCTCCCCCTTTACGCCAACATGATGGAGCTGCCCGAACAACTGCGAGCCACAGCCAACAAGCAGAACAACAATGTCAAGCTGAACGTTCTTGCGGCATCAACATTAATTACAAATGCCGTCATTGAATACAAGCAGAACAATTCCGACATAAACGTAGACCTTATCCAAAATGAAGAAACAAACATTTTCGACATTTGCGTAAGGACATACGCCACCTACAAACCGGAACTGGATAATACAAATAGCGACAAGACTTTCGTCCATTCCGAAAAAATTTTCTTGGCCGTTCCCAATACAGCCCAATACAAAAAGCTTAGTTCCATTTCCCTTCTCGATCTAAAAGATGAAAAATTCATCAGACTCTACGGATCCAAGCAATACCGCAAAATCTGCAACGAACTTTGCGACAGAATCGGCTTCCACGCCAATGTCACTTTTGAAAGCGACAACGCAACCGCAATCAAGGAAGCGGTCGCCGCAGGTATCGGAGTGGGATTCTGGCCAGAACTTTCCTGGGGAAAGATGGATCACAAAAAGATTAAGCTCCTTGAAATTACGGACACCGAATTCAAGCGAGAT is a genomic window of Fibrobacter sp. UWH6 containing:
- a CDS encoding LysR family transcriptional regulator, yielding MELTQLKYFLEVARTEHVTQSAKNLCIVQPALTQAIHKLEDELGVALFKTSGRNIKLTESGKFFYEKMLPLYANMMELPEQLRATANKQNNNVKLNVLAASTLITNAVIEYKQNNSDINVDLIQNEETNIFDICVRTYATYKPELDNTNSDKTFVHSEKIFLAVPNTAQYKKLSSISLLDLKDEKFIRLYGSKQYRKICNELCDRIGFHANVTFESDNATAIKEAVAAGIGVGFWPELSWGKMDHKKIKLLEITDTEFKRDIVVSLRRNKQDNSKTEQFYNFLTKYIQQKQTRKRK